The Manihot esculenta cultivar AM560-2 chromosome 1, M.esculenta_v8, whole genome shotgun sequence genome has a window encoding:
- the LOC110629838 gene encoding monodehydroascorbate reductase, chloroplastic/mitochondrial, whose amino-acid sequence MSAVWKLMATISNSLSLKHGLSLCSPYSSSLNRSFHTPTVGYRTVYRNYVVASSAFSNENREYVIVGGGNAAGYAARTFVEHGMADGRLCIVTKEPHAPYERPALTKGYLFPLDKKPARLPGFHTCVGSGGERQTPDWYKEKGIEMLYEDPVTSVDIEKQTLATNSGRVLKYGTLIIATGCTASRFPEKIGGNLPGVHYIRDVADADALISSLEKARKVVVVGGGYIGMEVAAAAVGWKLDTTIIFPEKHLLQRLFTPSLAYRYEELYKENGVKFLKGTSIKNLEAGSDGRVASVKLEDGSIIEADTVIIGIGAKPAVGPFEKVGLNLNATVGGIQVDGLFRTNIPGIFAIGDVAAFPLKMYNRTARVEHVDHARRSAQHCVKALLTAQTTVYDYLPYFYSRVFEYEGSPRKIWWQFFGDNVGETIEIGNFDPKIATFWMDSGKLKGVLLESGSPEEFQLLPKLARSQPSVDKSKLQKASSVEEALEIAQESLQAAV is encoded by the exons ATGTCTGCAG TGTGGAAACTCATGGCCACCATATCCAATTCGCTCTCTCTCAAGCACGGTCTATCTCTCTGCTCTCCATACTCTTCTTCTCTCAATCGAAGTTTTCACACTCCTACTGTCGGATATCGAACTGTCTACCGGAACTACGTTGTCGCCTCATCCGCCTTCTCAAATGAGAATCGAGA GTATGTGATTGTTGGTGGCGGGAATGCGGCGGGATATGCTGCGCGGACTTTTGTCGAGCACGGAATGGCCGATGGGAGGCTCTGTATTGTGACTAAGGAg CCTCATGCTCCCTATGAGCGACCAGCTTTAACTAAGGGATACTTGTTTCCTCTAGATAAGAAGCCAGCACGCTTGCCT GGATTTCATACTTGTGTTGGATCTGGTGGCGAAAGGCAAACTCCAGACTGGTATAAAGAGAAAGGGATTGAG ATGTTGTATGAAGATCCAGTGACAAGCGTTGATATTGAGAAGCAAACACTTGCAACGAATTCAGGCAGGGTTCTCAAGTATGGAACTCTAATCATCGCTACAGGATGTACAGCATCAAG ATTTCCGGAGAAAATTGGAGGAAATTTACCTGGGGTTCACTACATCAGGGATGTGGCAGATGCTGATGCACTAATATCATCTTTG GAGAAAGCACGGAAGGTAGTGGTGGTTGGTGGTGGTTACATTGGTATGGAGGTTGCTGCAGCAGCTGTTGGTTGGAAACTTGATACTACA ATCATTTTTCCAGAGAAGCATCTTTTGCAAAGGTTATTCACTCCTTCACTTGCTTATAGATATGAAGAATTATACAAAGAGAACGGTGTCAAATTCTTAAAG GGTACCTCTATAAAAAACTTGGAAGCTGGTTCAGATGGACGAGTAGCTTCTGTTAAACTTGAAGATGGATCTATCATAGAAGCAGACACG GTAATAATTGGTATTGGAGCAAAGCCAGCTGTCGGTCCCTTCGAAAAAGTTGGGTTGAATTTGAATGCCACTGTTGGTGGAATACAG GTAGATGGTCTGTTCAGGACAAATATACCTGGAATTTTTGCAATTGGAGATGTCGCAGCATTCCCATTAAAG ATGTATAACCGTACAGCTAGAGTTGAACATGTAGACCATGCTCGTAGATCAGCACAGCATTGTGTTAAAGCATTACTTACTGCTCAGACTACGGT ATATGATTATCTCCCATACTTCTATTCAAGGGTATTTGAGTATGAAGGGAGCCCAAGAAAAATATGGTGGCAGTTTTTTGGAGACAATG TTGGAGAGACAATAGAGATTGGAAATTTTGACCCTAAGATTGCGACTTTCTGGATGGATTCTG GTAAACTGAAAGGAGTTTTACTTGAAAGTGGAAGTCCTGAG GAATTTCAACTCCTTCCGAAACTTGCCAGGAGCCAACCTAGTGTTGATAAATCCAAGCTTCAGAAAGCATCTTCAGTTGAGGAGGCACTAGAAATAGCTCAGGAATCCCTGCAAGCTGCCGTTTAG